accaatcagcacacagcaagaactccttgctcaagtgaaattcaggtccttttaattgaaatgattgaaatggtagtttgcaGACCCTGTcatagctcatagtgtccctcctgacgtggattaggtggtcaccctagacaCATCTCTGAGACTGGACAGGATGTAGTgtcttttgataaaaaaaaaagtctatgtTGTGGTTGGTTTGTGGCATAACAGTGAAAGACACTTGAGAAGAATTTTAGAACGTTTGGGGTTGAAGCGGAGATGCCCCCAGCGACCTGTCACTGAAATCCACAAagctttttctttatttgaagCTGCAGTAGCTTTTTGGCTTTTCCAAAAGCCTGTGCTGCACCtgtaatgcatatatatatcGTACCTGAAACCTATGCAAAGTGACTACTTCTCACAGTAACAATAGTAGAACTCACAAATGGGAATAATTTGGGCTTTCCTTACTGATAAATGCATTGGCACTCCTTGAGCTGGAGTCATCTGCAATATAAATGGGACAGTGCTTTGTAGAATCCTACTACTGCCACAGACGTCTCTACAGTAAACTTGTGAAAACTGCCATAGTTGGATACTCCTTTTGCATTCCTTGCCAGATGACATCTTGAACAAATgtctgggaaaaaaataaatctaagCAAAATAGGAGCGAACAATAATAGttctacatttttatattaaatgtattaaaaaaatttttttttaagttttttctgatgccgttttgtccgagtccgttttgtctgagtccgtttgttctgatgccgttttgtctgaagtctgacggtttttttcctgacacccgagtccgttttgtctgagtccgtttgttctgatgccgttttgtctgaagtctgacggtttttttcctgacacccgagtccgttttgtctgagttcgatgtctgatgccgttttgtctgaagtctgacaGATTTTTTCATAAGACCTGAGGATGTCCTAAAATGAACACCGTACTACGGGTACGGCTTTGAACAAAAGATCCTTCGTCTTCATTAAATGTTTACTATGTCGGTGCATGTTTGTTTTGTGCTGTTGTTGATTTTGATAGTCCAGTATTTATCATGCACTGGTCAGCAGAAACACGACTGCGGTCGTCCCTTTGCCAGTTTTCTTGGTACTCTTATCTGTAGGAATACCCCGTGTTCAGCCTTTTGGAAAATGTCCTGTTCTGAATGTTATATTAACTCAGTCTGTGTGGCAGTTTGTCCTAGAGTGACACTGACGCCCACAGATCCCCTGGTGGTGGGCAGAGGGAGTGGCATCTTGGCGATCTGCACTGCCGCCGATGGCCTTCCGGAAGCAGAGGTGTCATGGCGCACAGACCAGCTGGATGGCCCAGTTGAGGTCATGAAGAACATGACACAGAACCCCGATGGCACGACAACTGTCAGGAGTCACCTGCTGGTGACCCCCACCAGGTCCATATATGATCGAGAAGTGCAGTGTGTGGTGAAGCATTCGTCGCTGGAGCACGATGAGATCGTGCCACACAGGATCTCTGTGCACTGTGAGGATTGATAGGATGCCAGACCCATTCCAATTAGTCCAGTGTTTACAGTATAATTTATTTTAGACTTTGAACATTTTTTGATGAATTAAACAAGAAGACAACCCTTTGTTCCATGCTGAAAAATACTTATGATCGAGGGTATGAATGTTTCCTCTAGATGCTCCACAGTCCGTGAATATAACTCTAAATGCAACGTCATCCGAAGGTCCAGTCTTCCATTGTGATGTAGATGCCAATCCTGCACCTACGAGATACACCTGGAGAAGGTAGAATATTGTCTTGTCTTACATGTCATTCCAAAGCTTTTAGGAGGTATGTTCAGTGAAATCTGTGTGGGTTGTTTCTGTAAAGTTTGTAACATTTAGATTAATCATTATATTAATGTCTAACAGGCTTCTGTTATAGATGCATTTTGTTCGCTTTAATCGTTCTAATTGTTCAGTAAGTCTGCATTGAGATGTTTTGATAGATTTTACTCCAGTATATCCAGCGACTGGTGAGAAATGACGGCACagaggtgcagtggttagcactgttacctcacacttctgggaccagggatcaagtctccaccatggctccatgtgtttgttcttcctgtgttgtcgtggggtttcctccgacAGGTTATCTGACTAAGCAACatatcctgctttgtggaattaCCCCCACAGttgaaaaacatgctgaggctaattggagttgccgaATTGCCTGCATGAGCGAAtaatgtgtgcgtgtgtcctgcgacgggttggtgccccatcctgggttgttccctgtcctgctcctgcagcctctgggatcggctccagacccccccccccatgaccctgaatagtaCAAGTGGCTTCAGAAAATTGATGGACTGTTGATATCacatgtgacatggtgcattgcaacagcaataaagggttttcatcatcatcatactGCCAGGAATTTTTAAAACCAAGAAGTAATTTGTCACCCTTGaaaaacatctttggtgtaTTCAGTACAGTCATATGAAAAAGTATGGGAACCCCTCTCAGCCTGCATAATAATTAACTCTACTTCCACCAAAAAGATAACAGTCATTTCCTAGGAACATCTGAGTGCTGGGGTGTTTTCCGAACAAAGATTTTTAGTAAAGCAGTATTTGGTTGTatgaaattaaatcaaatgtgaaaaactggCTGTGCAAAAACTTGGGTACCCTTGTAATTTTGCAGATTTGAATGCATGTAACTGCTCAATACTGATTATTTGCAACACCAAATTGGTTGGAGTAGCTCGTTAAGCCTTGAACTTCATAGACAGGTGTGTCTGATCATGAGAAAGGGAATTTAAGGTGGTGAACTTATTGGGCTTCCCTTTGACGCTCCTCTGAAGAGTGACAGCATGGGATCCTCAAAGCAACTCTCAAAATCTGTTgatcaattttttattttattttatttattttttagcacatgtaaaatattgcagtgGCTGAGCTGGCGGAAGAGGGGGGACAGATTAGGAGggggcagaaaaaaaatcaaaagaaagAAGTGAACTGGAGAGATTTTGTATGGAAGAATGATCTAACGTACCTCCATCCAGAACCCAGACACTCATCAAAGGCTATCGGAGGCGTCTAGAGGCTGTTAACCCTCTCAAGGCAGGCGTTGCTGATTTGCAACAGTTACAAACTAACTACCTTATtaccccacatacatattttatgagttttttttactcagaagtACCACAGGACTTGGTTGTCCTGTCCTgttactaaaacttaatttgagCCTGAAAGGGTTAAATTTGCATTGATGTAATATCTCTGTTGGGGTGCCCAAATTTATGCACCTGTCTAATTTTGTTATGATGCATATTGCACATTTTCTGTTAATCCAATAAACTTAATGTCACTGCTGAAATACTACTGTTTCCATAAGGCATGACATATATTCAAAGGAAGTTGCTACTTTGAAGGCTTAGCCAATGGTTAACAAAAATCCCAAAAAATTAAGAGGGATTCCCAAATGTTTTCGTGACtgtatttgtttatatttttggcCTTTGTGTTTATGAGTAGTAAAGTATTAACCCTGTTTTTCACCACTATGCTTAGAATGAACGGTGAAGTACTGAGTCCTTCGCTCAGACCGGTCGGACACAAACTGTTGTTTTTAAAGATGGACGCAGATCTGAACGGCCTGTATGTATGTGAGGCATCAAATCAATATGGCCAACTTACTGGGACCCTCTTTGTGTATATAGGTAAGGATCAGTACAAGCTATGTCTAGACTGTACTAGTAATAGTAATACACTACTGATTTAAGTTCTTGATGGAAAAACTATGTACTGCAGGACACTTCAGATAGTAGGAAAGAAATTCTTCTTTTCACAGATATTTCCCAAGACTACAGTGGAGGTCTTCTTGCAGTGATTGTGGTCTTATTTTCTACTCTCAGTCTCATGATCATCTATACATGACACTACAGCAGAGGTAACTTCATTTGAATGTATCCAGCTGAGATGAGCATGCTTATGAATCTGAGTATAAGTACATAAGTACACCtcttatggtgcttttccactgccactaAGAACCGAGACGTACCTGAGCCATATGGCCAAGAgacggttttccattgtaaattatgcaagcacatctgtgagaatcgcTGTACTGTTACCATCAAAtgctagcagaattagcattagctggcaaaaatttgcattacgaatccattcctTTCATCAGTTCTACAGAACATTTTAAGGAAGAGGTTGGAAATTTATTGATCCAATTGATTTGATGCCTCAGCCGACTAAACCgagctggttgcatcaccaccatctgattggtcgaaatgcacaGACATACCAGTAGActgtgcatggattatctgatgaaaaaacatatacagtgatcccccgctatatctTTGATTTTTCCCCAAtgcatcacagttctctgcgtatTGTATACCTTGCTTGTGATCCGattgttttcgttttgttttaagccctacgaTGGCTCCCAAGTGTCCTGCATCTTCCTTCTGGCCTTCTGGTACTAGTGATCCTAAGACCTTGACcattcaggagaaggtaaaactCCTGGATATGCTTCTGGAAGGAAAGCGTTACGTGGACGTCGCTTGCCATTATGGCTTGATCAATGGTACAATACATCAAGAAGGAAGAAAAGAATATATAAGAGccataaatgtttttatttttatatattccattacgtatacagagagagagatgtgtgtgtgtgtgtgtatgtatatatatatatatatatatacacacacacacacatattattattattatattactcatatccttagcccgacattcacatgtatgtgttttaataggtttgcatgtgtttaaagcgtgtcggaggggtattttaaggcttaaaactataaaaaatgcttatttatatggtctttctatgtCGC
This is a stretch of genomic DNA from Paramormyrops kingsleyae isolate MSU_618 chromosome 7, PKINGS_0.4, whole genome shotgun sequence. It encodes these proteins:
- the LOC111842235 gene encoding nectin-3-like, which gives rise to MRIINVLCLWGCFIFCFSKEVCPRVTLTPTDPLVVGRGSGILAICTAADGLPEAEVSWRTDQLDGPVEVMKNMTQNPDGTTTVRSHLLVTPTRSIYDREVQCVVKHSSLEHDEIVPHRISVHYAPQSVNITLNATSSEGPVFHCDVDANPAPTRYTWRRMNGEVLSPSLRPVGHKLLFLKMDADLNGLYVCEASNQYGQLTGTLFVYIDISQDYSGGLLAVIVVLFSTLSLMIIYT